The following are encoded in a window of Raphanus sativus cultivar WK10039 unplaced genomic scaffold, ASM80110v3 Scaffold0353, whole genome shotgun sequence genomic DNA:
- the LOC130501963 gene encoding feruloyl CoA ortho-hydroxylase F6H1-3-like produces MVLTSSKDEIDVRDFVLNKRNGVKGLVDFITLNTLPSPYIQPPHERFTSEKIIPSQVPVIDVSDWLDPRVPREICDAAAKLGVFQIVNHGIAPEELKAVIAAARGFFDLPADERKRYWKGSSMSETAWLTTSFTPYKESVLEWRDFFKFQYPREGHDFATTWPSLCKEQVIHHFERIKPITKKILNILINNLNSVVDESNEDALIGTMRMNFNYYPECPEPNLAIGTGRHTDINTLTLLIQEDGVLSSLYGRASEHEDKWVDVPPIPGAIVVNVGDVLQILSNGKYKSVEHCVLVHKSCSRISVPIFYGPVDDTVIEPLPEVLENNEVARYRKIVYSSNYLKDVLGRPHDGKKTIGSIKLP; encoded by the exons ATGGTTCTTACCTCCTCAAAGGACGAGATCGACGTGAGGGATTTTGTGTTAAACAAAAGGAATGGTGTTAAAGGTCTCGTCGACTTTATAACCCTAAACACACTTCCTTCTCCATATATTCAACCTCCTCACGAACGCTTCACCTCCGAAAAAATCATACCGTCACAAGTTCCTGTCATTGATGTGTCTGATTGGTTAGACCCACGAGTTCCTAGAGAGATCTGCGACGCAGCGGCTAAGCTCGGGGTGTTTCAGATAGTGAACCACGGGATAGCTCCGGAGGAGCTAAAGGCAGTCATTGCGGCAGCTCGTGGCTTTTTCGACCTGCCGGCGGATGAGAGGAAGAGATATTGGAAAGGAAGTTCGATGTCGGAGACGGCGTGGTTGACAACAAGTTTCACTCCGTATAAAGAGAGTGTGTTGGAGTGGAGAGACTTTTTCAAGTTTCAGTATCCTCGTGAAGGACATGACTTCGCTACTACATGGCCTTCTCTATGCAA gGAACAAGTGATACACCATTTCGAGAGGATCAAACCAATCACCAAGAAGATTTTAAACATACTCATCAACAATCTAAATTCAGTCGTAGATGAGTCTAATGAAGACGCACTAATTGGAACTATGAGAATGAACTTCAACTATTATCCAGAGTGTCCTGAACCAAACCTGGCAATAGGAACTGGCCGCCATACAGACATCAACACCCTCACTCTCCTCATACAAGAAGATGGCGTCTTAAGCAGCCTATATGGTCGAGCCAGCGAGCACGAGGACAAATGGGTTGATGTTCCTCCAATTCCGGGAGCCATTGTTGTTAATGTTGGAGACGTATTACAGATATTGAGCAACGGTAAGTATAAGAGCGTGGAGCATTGTGTATTGGTCCATAAGAGTTGTAGCCGAATTTCTGTCCCTATTTTCTACGGACCAGTTGATGATACGGTTATCGAGCCATTACCGGAGGTGCTAGAGAACAATGAGGTGGCTCGGTACAGAAAGATTGTGTATTCTTCGAACTATCTGAAGGATGTTTTGGGAAGACCCCATGATGGAAAGAAGACTATTGGATCGATCAAGCTACCATGA
- the LOC108823422 gene encoding probable transcription factor At1g61730 codes for MSKKRNPLEDPPAASSSDDEEVESSAEEEEEEEDDDSSSEEDAPAKPPSSSAAAVTIAVPGKPTASLPAATQASDSESGSETETDSESEPEQPTKNKGSGKAILTAKPAPPPPPVALALPAKKSGAKRPSEVSSSKETTNSKRVKKDVEDKKIGEDSKKPGAFQRLWTEEDEIAVLQGMIDFKKETGKSPYEDTNVYYDYIKKSISFEVSKNQFMDKIRSLRKKYIGKEKPSFTKPHDQKSYRLCQYIWGPDGMGLESAVKSNGASKKSQKKTKKLDSVKQELSFGASPNGKAVGGDDDEKDVESSVAAKKHDWFENSFLVKGIAGFGVDEHCVKQRWSLVPVETKKKVEEKLKLLQAKEIEYVLQKTEVLHEVTSMIAEASKNKLLDI; via the coding sequence ATGTCGAAGAAGCGTAACCCTCTCGAAGATCCACCCGCCGCATCCTCAAGCGACGACGAAGAAGTCGAGTCTTCCgccgaggaagaagaagaagaagaggacgaCGACTCCTCATCCGAAGAAGACGCTCCCGCCAAACCTccttcctcctccgccgccgccgtcaCAATCGCCGTCCCAGGCAAACCCACCGCCTCCCTCCCCGCCGCCACACAAGCCTCCGATTCAGAGTCCGGATCCGAGACCGAGACCGACTCCGAATCTGAGCCCGAGCAGCCAACGAAAAACAAGGGATCTGGCAAAGCCATCCTCACCGCCAAGCccgctcctcctcctcctccggttgCCCTAGCTCTACCGGCGAAGAAATCAGGAGCGAAGCGGCCTAGCGAAGTCTCCTCTTCCAAGGAGACAACGAACTCGAAGCGAGTCAAGAAGGATGTTGAGGATAAGAAGATCGGAGAGGACTCGAAGAAGCCCGGCGCGTTTCAGAGGCTATGGACGGAGGAAGACGAGATTGCCGTGTTACAAGGTATGATCGATTTCAAGAAGGAGACGGGGAAGTCTCCTTACGAGGACACTAATGTGTACTATGATTATATTAAGAAGTCTATTAGCTTTGAGGTTAGCAAGAACCAGTTTATGGATAAGATTAGGAGCTTAAGGAAGAAATACATTGGTAAAGAGAAACCGTCATTCACCAAACCTCATGATCAGAAGTCTTATAGGCTGTGTCAGTATATCTGGGGACCTGATGGGATGGGTCTTGAGTCCGCCGTTAAGTCGAACGGCGCGTCGAAAAAGAGCCAGAAGAAGACTAAGAAGCTCGACTCCGTGAAGCAGGAGCTTTCTTTTGGGGCTTCGCCTAATGGTAAAGCGgttggtggtgatgatgatgagaaagATGTGGAGTCGTCTGTTGCTGCTAAGAAACATGATTGGTTCGAGAACTCGTTTCTTGTTAAGGGGATTGCGGGGTTTGGTGTTGATGAGCATTGTGTGAAACAGAGGTGGAGTTTGGTTCCGGTGGAGACCAAGAAGAAGGTTGAAGAGAAGCTTAAGCTGTTGCAGGCCAAGGAAATTGAGTATGTGTTGCAGAAGACTGAGGTTTTGCATGAAGTGACCTCTATGATCGCTGAAGCATCTAAGAACAAGCTGTTAGATATATAA
- the LOC130501962 gene encoding uncharacterized protein LOC130501962, producing MVCDKCEKKLSKVIVPDKWKDGARNVTEGGGRKINENKLLSKKNRWTPYGTATTKCTICKQQVHQDGKYCHTCAYSKGVCAMCGKQVLDTKMYKQSNV from the exons ATGGTGTGCGATAAGT gCGAGAAGAAGTTATCAAAGGTGATAGTTCCAGATAAGTGGAAGGACGGTGCTCGTAATGTTACCGAAGGTGGCGGCCGCAAGATCAACGAGAACAAACTTCTCTCCAAGAAGAACAG ATGGACACCTTACGGTACTGCTACCACCAAGTGCACGATCTGCAAGCAGCAAGTGCATCAAGATGGTAAATATTGTCACACTTGTGCCTATAGCAAAG GAGTGTGTGCCATGTGCGGGAAGCAAGTGTTGGACACCAAGATGTATAAGCAGAGCAATGTTTGA
- the LOC108826532 gene encoding CRIB domain-containing protein RIC9, producing MSTRFKGIYQKSFKCFSHISDEKDEEMDIGYPTDVRHVSHIGWDSSSSSAPSWLREFKTSNNVLESNSSWPFTDLKSAMEAFGDVESSKELGKESAKQYLKKKLSSKASKLCNPWSPRFLRSSNAIA from the exons ATGTCAACAAGATTCAAAGGGATTTATCAGAAGAGCTTCAAGTGTTTCTCCCACATTTCTG atgaGAAGGATGAGGAGATGGATATAGGTTATCCTACAGATGTTCGACACGTGTCACATATCGGTTGGGATAGTTCATCGAGTAGTGCACCGAGTTGG CTACGTGAATTCAAGACGAGCAACAACGTTTTAGAGTCAAATTCATCGTGGCCGTTTACAg atttGAAATCAGCCATGGAAGCGTTTGGAGATGTTGAAAGCAGCAAAGAATTAGGGAAAGAATCAGCGAAACAATACCTGAAGAAGAAGCTCTCTTCAAAAGCCTCTAAATTGTGTAATCCATGGTCACCAAGATTCTTAAGATCAAGCAACGCCATTGCTTga
- the LOC108824043 gene encoding sulfite exporter TauE/SafE family protein 2: protein MRNNLVPLTLSFLTITMLLTPSMAEPEPSFIFLPIHQLLNTTSSWLDFPTKFNQPKIELTASTLIAVVLSFLAATISSAGGIGGGGLYVPIMTIVAGLDLKTASSFSAFMVTGGSIANVGCNLFVRNPKAGGKTMIDFDLALLLEPCMLLGVSVGVICNLVFPNWLITSLFAVFLAWSTVKTFGNGVYYWRLESEMVKVREASMVIGEEDEKMESVKLPLLEDYERPKRFPWMKLGVLVVIWLSYFAVYLLRGNKYGEGIISIEPCGITYWLLSSTQIPLTLFFTLWICFSENVQGSQCCDHQVPVKDVENLRSNDGGRSNKCMFPVMALLAGVLGGVFGIGGGMLISPLLLQVGIAPEVTAATCSFMVLFSSTMSAIQYLLLGMEHTGTASLFAIVCFVASLVGLMVVQKVITQYGRASIIVFSVGIVMALSIVLMTSYGALDVWNDFISGSYMGFKLPC from the exons ATGAGAAACAATCTCGTCCCTCTAACTCTCTCCTTCCTCACCATCACCATGCTTTTAACTCCATCAATGGCAGAACCAGAACCTTCCTTTATCTTCCTCCCCATCCATCAACTCCTCAACACAACCAGCTCATGGCTCGACTTTCCGACCAAATTCAACCAACCAAAGATCGAACTAACCGCATCAACACTCATCGCCGTTGTACTCTCTTTCCTCGCCGCAACTATCTCAAGCGCCGGCGGTATCGGCGGAGGAGGGTTATACGTTCCTATAATGACTATCGTCGCCGGACTCGACCTGAAAACAGCTTCAAGCTTCTCTGCTTTCATGGTAACAGGAGGATCCATAGCAAACGTGGGGTGCAATCTTTTCGTCAGAAACCCTAAAGCTGGAGGCAAGACGATGATAGACTTCGACTTAGCTCTGCTTCTTGAACCGTGTATGCTTCTTGGAGTTAGTGTCGGAGTGATATGCAACCTCGTGTTCCCAAACTGGCTTATAACGAGTCTCTTCGCCGTGTTTCTTGCGTGGTCGACGGTGAAGACGTTTGGAAACGGGGTTTATTACTGGAGGTTGGAGTCGGAGATGGTGAAGGTCAGAGAGGCGAGTATGGTCAtcggagaagaagatgagaagatggagagtgtGAAGTTGCCTCTTTTGGAAGATTATGAGAGACCAAAGAGGTTTCCATGGATGAAGCTTGGAGTTTTGGTGGTTATTTGGCTCTCTTACTTTGCAGTTTATCTTCTTCGCGGAAACAAATACGGCGAG GGAATCATATCAATCGAGCCATGTGGAATCACTTACTGGCTCCTCTCATCAACTCAAATACCCCTCactctcttcttcactctttggaTCTGCTTCAGCGAAAATGTTCAAGGCAGCCAATGTTGTGATCACCAAGTCCCAGTAAAG GATGTAGAAAATCTGAGATCAAATGATGGAGGAAGATCAAACAAGTGCATGTTTCCAGTAATGGCTCTATTAGCTGGAGTTTTGGGTGGTGTTTTTGGTATTGGAGGCGGAATGCTCATTAGCCCTCTCCTCCTACAAGTTGGTATCGCTCCTGAG GTAACTGCAGCAACTTGTTCTTTCATGGTATTGTTTTCATCGACAATGTCTGCGATTCAATACTTGTTACTAGGCATGGAACATACTGGAACTGCGAGTCTATTTGCGATTGTGTGTTTTGTGGCATCACTCGTTGGACTGATGGTGGTCCAAAAGGTTATAACCCAGTATGGAAGGGCTTCGATAATTGTGTTCTCGGTTGGTATCGTCATGGCACTGAGCATTGTGTTGATGACCAGCTATGGAGCTCTTGATGTTTGGAATGATTTTATCTCTGGCAGTTACATGGGTTTCAAATTACCTTGTTGA
- the LOC130501964 gene encoding uncharacterized protein LOC130501964: MKREGCQHGVVRTLMIRPSELNPRPANQFVNQFDSPPAFGVFAKVPSKPTNHSKFTGKCERSKCSDCHVSPAKKSANKSKGGRKEQAMAWSEDKLDCLVYDHDNYY; encoded by the coding sequence ATGAAGAGAGAAGGTTGTCAACACGGTGTTGTTCGGACATTGATGATTCGTCCTTCAGAATTAAACCCGCGACCCGCAAACCAATTCGTGAACCAGTTCGATTCACCACCAGCTTTTGGAGTATTTGCCAAAGTGCCATCAAAACCGACCAACCACTCGAAATTCACGGGGAAATGTGAAAGGTCCAAGTGCAGTGATTGCCATGTCTCACCGGCTAAAAAGTCGGCCAACAAATCTAAAGGTGGCCGTAAGGAACAAGCAATGGCTTGGTCTGAGGATAAGCTAGATTGTCTTGTGTATGATCATGacaattattattaa